One segment of Streptomyces sp. NBC_00576 DNA contains the following:
- the lanKC gene encoding class III lanthionine synthetase LanKC, with translation MDQRYEVYALADQHFYETPDRLSAPGKAAPLFGTAGRAVPEGWRAGRIGDWLALTPLGPQCDPLPGPTQGWKVHASATRANAERIAATVWDYCVPRGIPFKFLPGPHLLHLRNTKYAGREGSGKFVTIYPADEDLLHQVLTELGALLEGCEGPYILTDLRWQDGPLYVRYGAFARSFVVDERGSLVPAVRDGEGRLVPDRRAPSFQVPEWVRLPAFLQAQLAARNATTVSDLPYRIEKALHFSNGGGVYVGTDTRDGRRVVLKEGRPYAGLAADGADAVTRLERERAALERVSGLGTVPQVRDWFTLGDHRFLVMDFIEGRPLNAFFAERHPLLTHEPDPAAVAAYTRWALRIHRAVEEAVEAVHARGIVFNDLHIFNIMVAPDEESVSLVDFEAAAPTEERGRQVVAHPGFFAPPDRRGTDVDRYALACLRLALFMPLTTLFVVDRGKAAHLAEVIAGQFPDVPAKFLAEAVAEITRDVSERGPAHSVPSPPAAPVEPGDWPYSRDSMVKAILASATPDRDDRLFPGDITQFSDGGGLGLAHGAAGVLYALSQAGAERYEEGERWLLAQTDPVPVGTPLGLYDGLAGVAHVLDLLGHRPRALDLIDIVLREKWHKLSSDLRGGLAGLGLVLGRLARTTGESELAERAQDVTDILVGRLAEPLPDPKKRRAGLLRGASGPALLFLRQYEVTGDPALLDAARTALRRDLDGCVVQRGGGLEVDEGWRTMPYLAEGSVGIGLVLDDWLALGASEGRSQTYADTRKEFEQARDRILTSAASRFYAQPGLFQGRAGMILHLARTGAPEARLHEQISGLGWYAMSYQGQLAFPGHQMMRLSMDLGTGTAGCLLALGAALDETVPAALPFLPPLRRPHDAAPLEES, from the coding sequence ATGGACCAGCGGTACGAGGTGTACGCGCTCGCCGACCAGCACTTCTACGAGACGCCTGACCGACTGTCCGCACCGGGCAAGGCCGCTCCCCTGTTCGGGACCGCCGGCCGTGCCGTGCCGGAGGGCTGGCGTGCGGGGCGGATCGGCGACTGGCTGGCGCTGACGCCGCTCGGTCCGCAGTGCGACCCGCTGCCGGGCCCCACGCAGGGCTGGAAGGTGCATGCCTCGGCCACCCGGGCGAACGCGGAGCGGATCGCCGCGACGGTGTGGGACTACTGCGTGCCGCGGGGCATCCCGTTCAAATTCCTGCCGGGCCCCCATCTGCTGCATCTGCGGAACACCAAGTACGCGGGCCGGGAGGGAAGCGGCAAGTTCGTGACGATCTATCCGGCCGACGAGGACCTGCTGCACCAGGTGCTGACCGAGCTGGGCGCCCTGCTGGAGGGCTGCGAGGGGCCGTACATCCTCACCGATCTGCGCTGGCAGGACGGTCCGCTGTACGTGCGTTACGGGGCTTTCGCGCGCTCCTTCGTCGTCGACGAGCGCGGCTCGCTCGTGCCGGCGGTGCGGGACGGTGAGGGGCGGCTGGTGCCGGACCGGCGTGCGCCCTCCTTCCAGGTCCCGGAGTGGGTGCGACTGCCCGCGTTCCTCCAGGCACAGCTCGCGGCCCGCAACGCGACGACGGTCTCCGACCTGCCGTACCGCATCGAGAAGGCCCTGCACTTCTCCAACGGCGGCGGCGTGTACGTCGGCACCGACACGCGCGACGGGCGCCGGGTCGTCCTGAAGGAGGGGCGTCCGTACGCGGGGCTGGCGGCCGACGGCGCGGACGCGGTCACCCGGCTGGAGCGTGAACGTGCCGCGCTGGAGCGGGTGTCGGGGCTCGGGACGGTGCCTCAGGTGCGCGACTGGTTCACGCTCGGGGACCACCGCTTCCTCGTCATGGACTTCATCGAGGGGCGCCCTCTCAACGCCTTCTTCGCCGAGCGCCACCCGCTGCTCACCCACGAGCCGGATCCGGCGGCGGTGGCCGCCTACACGCGGTGGGCGCTGCGTATCCACCGCGCGGTCGAGGAGGCCGTCGAGGCGGTGCACGCGCGCGGGATCGTCTTCAACGACCTGCACATCTTCAACATCATGGTCGCGCCCGACGAGGAGTCGGTGTCCCTGGTCGACTTCGAGGCGGCGGCGCCCACCGAGGAGCGGGGCCGCCAGGTCGTCGCCCACCCCGGGTTCTTCGCCCCGCCCGACCGCAGGGGCACGGACGTCGACCGGTACGCGCTGGCGTGTCTGCGCCTCGCGCTCTTCATGCCCCTGACCACCCTGTTCGTGGTGGACCGCGGCAAGGCGGCCCATCTGGCCGAGGTGATCGCCGGCCAGTTCCCTGACGTACCGGCGAAGTTCCTGGCCGAGGCGGTCGCCGAGATCACCCGTGACGTGTCCGAGCGGGGGCCGGCTCACTCCGTACCCTCGCCGCCCGCCGCTCCGGTCGAACCCGGCGACTGGCCGTACAGCCGTGACTCGATGGTGAAGGCGATCCTCGCCTCCGCCACCCCCGACCGCGACGACCGGCTCTTCCCGGGCGACATCACCCAGTTCTCGGACGGTGGCGGACTCGGCCTCGCGCACGGCGCGGCCGGGGTGCTGTACGCGCTGTCCCAGGCGGGCGCCGAGCGGTACGAGGAGGGCGAACGCTGGCTGCTGGCCCAGACCGACCCGGTGCCGGTGGGCACGCCGCTGGGGCTGTACGACGGTCTCGCGGGCGTTGCCCATGTCCTCGACCTGCTCGGGCACCGCCCACGTGCGCTGGACCTGATCGACATCGTCCTCCGGGAGAAGTGGCACAAGCTCTCCTCGGACCTGCGGGGCGGCCTCGCCGGGCTGGGCCTGGTCCTCGGCCGGCTGGCGCGCACGACCGGGGAGTCGGAGCTGGCCGAACGGGCCCAGGACGTCACGGACATCCTGGTGGGCCGCCTGGCCGAACCGCTCCCGGACCCGAAGAAACGGCGTGCCGGGCTGTTGCGGGGCGCGAGCGGGCCCGCGCTGCTGTTCCTTCGCCAGTACGAGGTGACAGGTGACCCCGCGCTGCTCGACGCGGCCCGCACGGCGCTGCGCCGGGACCTGGACGGCTGCGTCGTCCAGCGCGGCGGCGGTCTCGAGGTCGACGAGGGGTGGCGGACCATGCCGTACCTCGCGGAGGGCAGCGTGGGCATCGGCCTGGTCCTCGACGACTGGCTGGCGCTCGGCGCGTCCGAGGGGCGCTCCCAGACCTACGCCGACACGCGCAAGGAGTTCGAGCAGGCCCGGGACCGGATCCTGACGTCCGCCGCCTCACGCTTCTACGCGCAGCCCGGACTGTTCCAGGGCAGGGCCGGCATGATCCTGCACCTTGCCCGCACCGGCGCCCCCGAGGCGCGGCTACACGAACAGATCTCGGGGCTCGGCTGGTACGCGATGTCGTACCAGGGCCAGCTGGCCTTCCCCGGGCATCAGATGATGCGGCTCTCCATGGATCTGGGCACCGGAACCGCGGGCTGTCTGCTCGCGCTCGGCGCGGCCCTCGACGAGACGGTGCCCGCCGCTCTGCCCTTCCTCCCGCCGTTACGGCGGCCCCATGACGCGGCTCCGCTCGAGGAGTCGTGA
- a CDS encoding ABC transporter ATP-binding protein: MTTATHGRSAPAEDTASPLRTTVRRTGGRCAVLFLTATASTGLSLALPHALGRALDLLLVHPDGSGAMGWVLWCAALVLLLAVLDAVETVLSAATTARATAFLRHRLTGHLLAVGPRAGERFGSGELVARLVGNAAQAGTAPAALAALLAGIAGPVGAVVALGLLDPWLAAVFLAGAPLLALLLRAFTQDSSRCVADYQAAQGRIASGLTEAIGGARTIAACGTADREVARVLRPLPELTRAGHRMWDVQGRAAARAVALAPLLQLGVVAVAGVLLVRGRLTVGEMLAVSRYAVLAAGVGVLVGQLSGLVRARTSARRLGEVLAEPVTPYGSRLLPPGQGRLELRGVTARRGGRTLLDGVDLVVPGGSTLAVVGRSGAGKSLLAALAGRLADPDDGTVLLDGVPLPELDHDELRRAIGYAFERPALLGETVADTIGFGVRAAPPDRIRAGAVAARADTFVRRLPDGYATPCRAAPLSGGERQRLGLARVLARDSRLLVLDDALSSLDTVTEHQVVDALLHHSPGGTRVIVAHRVSTAARADTVAWLEGGRVRAVGTHARLWRERGYREVFADAGE; encoded by the coding sequence ATGACGACAGCCACGCACGGCCGGTCGGCCCCGGCCGAGGACACCGCCTCGCCGCTGCGTACTACCGTGCGCCGCACCGGGGGACGCTGTGCGGTCCTGTTCCTGACGGCCACGGCCTCGACGGGCCTGAGCCTGGCCCTGCCCCACGCTCTGGGGCGGGCCCTCGACCTGCTGCTGGTGCACCCGGACGGTTCCGGGGCCATGGGCTGGGTCCTGTGGTGCGCCGCTCTCGTACTGCTGCTCGCCGTGCTCGACGCCGTCGAGACCGTGCTGAGCGCAGCCACGACCGCCCGCGCCACGGCATTTCTGCGCCACCGGCTGACCGGACATCTGCTCGCCGTGGGGCCACGGGCCGGGGAGCGCTTCGGGTCCGGCGAACTGGTGGCCCGGCTGGTCGGCAACGCCGCGCAGGCCGGTACCGCGCCCGCCGCCCTCGCCGCGCTGCTGGCCGGGATCGCCGGACCGGTCGGAGCGGTGGTGGCGCTCGGCCTGCTGGACCCGTGGCTGGCCGCGGTGTTCCTCGCCGGGGCCCCACTGCTGGCCCTGCTGCTACGGGCCTTCACCCAGGACTCCTCACGGTGTGTGGCCGACTACCAGGCAGCCCAGGGACGGATCGCGAGCGGGCTCACGGAGGCGATCGGCGGGGCACGCACCATCGCCGCGTGCGGGACGGCGGACCGGGAGGTGGCCAGGGTTCTGCGGCCGCTGCCCGAGCTCACCCGCGCGGGCCACCGGATGTGGGACGTCCAGGGGCGCGCGGCGGCCAGGGCGGTCGCTCTGGCCCCCTTGCTGCAGTTGGGGGTCGTGGCCGTCGCGGGTGTCCTGCTGGTCCGCGGCCGGCTCACGGTGGGCGAGATGCTCGCCGTCTCGCGGTACGCCGTCCTGGCGGCCGGGGTCGGCGTCCTGGTCGGGCAGTTGTCGGGGCTGGTCCGGGCCCGGACGTCGGCCCGACGCCTCGGCGAGGTGCTGGCCGAGCCGGTGACGCCGTACGGGAGCCGCCTGCTGCCTCCGGGACAGGGCCGGCTGGAGCTGCGCGGGGTCACCGCCCGGCGCGGCGGACGGACCCTTCTGGACGGCGTCGACCTGGTCGTGCCCGGGGGCAGCACACTCGCCGTGGTCGGCCGCTCCGGCGCGGGCAAGTCCCTCCTCGCGGCCCTCGCCGGCCGCCTGGCCGACCCCGACGACGGAACCGTGCTCCTGGACGGCGTACCGCTGCCCGAACTGGACCACGACGAGCTGCGCCGCGCGATCGGCTACGCCTTCGAACGCCCCGCCCTGCTGGGCGAAACCGTCGCGGACACGATCGGCTTCGGTGTCCGGGCGGCGCCGCCCGACCGGATCAGGGCCGGCGCCGTCGCCGCCCGGGCCGACACGTTCGTACGCCGCCTGCCCGACGGCTACGCCACCCCCTGCCGGGCCGCGCCCCTGTCCGGGGGCGAGCGGCAGCGCCTCGGCCTCGCCCGGGTGCTGGCCCGCGACAGCAGGCTGCTCGTCCTCGACGACGCGCTGTCCAGCCTCGACACGGTCACCGAACACCAGGTCGTCGACGCCCTGCTGCACCACTCTCCCGGCGGTACCCGGGTCATCGTCGCCCACCGGGTCTCGACCGCGGCCCGCGCGGACACCGTGGCCTGGCTGGAGGGGGGGCGGGTGCGGGCGGTGGGGACGCATGCGCGGCTGTGGCGTGAGAGGGGCTACCGGGAGGTGTTCGCGGATGCCGGGGAGTGA
- a CDS encoding type A2 lantipeptide produces MNSTPQVETAELSDAALDAVSGGLSLNAVGTATNLVDSVAPGALPLVGSLTGTLEGLTGLHTGAVTGLVSGL; encoded by the coding sequence ATGAACTCCACCCCCCAGGTTGAGACCGCCGAGCTGTCGGACGCCGCTCTCGACGCCGTCTCCGGCGGTCTCTCCCTGAACGCCGTCGGCACCGCCACGAACCTGGTGGACAGCGTTGCCCCCGGCGCGCTCCCGCTGGTCGGCTCCCTCACCGGCACGCTCGAGGGCCTCACCGGCCTGCACACCGGTGCGGTCACCGGCCTGGTCTCCGGTCTCTGA
- a CDS encoding SapB/AmfS family lanthipeptide — MALLDLQTMESDETANTGGNSTLSLLSCVSAASVTLCL; from the coding sequence ATGGCACTGCTCGACCTTCAGACGATGGAGTCCGACGAGACCGCCAACACGGGCGGCAACAGCACGCTGAGCCTGTTGTCCTGCGTGAGCGCGGCCAGCGTCACCCTCTGTCTCTGA
- a CDS encoding ATP-binding cassette domain-containing protein has product MPGSERVRRRLPDVGAGIRPGDPPDDSTPPQTTGNPSSEPHDAPPPVVDSPGTPDDSVRPQVAGRPGRRSHGPRGRGVRRRPTGRDGVGPQVPGSGALRRRGLRFLRRQRRVVARLVLWSVLETAQTFLMGYALAQALDEGFLRGRTGVGLGWLGVAALAVAVGAYGTGRVYGAVAALVEPLRDRLVERVVARGVREADGGTLSALTQQVEIARDTFAGVVMVSRSFVFTAGGALIGLASLAPPLLLVVAPPLVVGVGLFTASMRPLAHRQEAFLVADERLADRFGDVCAGLRDVTAGGAEEQVAADVGERVETELRAARSLARWGVPRVASIAVGGQLPVVLLLLTAPWLLRQGVTPGALVGALAYVTQSLLPALQNLVHGMGTSGSRLAVVLRRLVPIGPAADHGSGPDARPVHTCASAPALAVSGLTFAYGPTCAPVVDDLTLSVPPGTRLAVVGPSGIGKSTLVSLAAGLLGPRHGAIRLCGHPVSGSAAHAHRVVIPQEAYVFGGTFAENLGCLRPDPVPESELLAAAEAVGLAPLLGRHGGPGARVDPAALSAGERQLIALTRAFLSYACVAFLDEATCHLDPEAEERAEHAFASRTRTTLVVVAHRIASARRADRVLVMDGRRCAYGTHDDLLERSPLYRDLVGSWSTTSQVRSQPALAQRDADGVDAVTGSGLAGDGRHVVAHRSVGQVQAAGDLRDGRPVRGE; this is encoded by the coding sequence ATGCCGGGGAGTGAGCGGGTCCGGCGGCGCCTGCCTGACGTCGGTGCGGGCATCAGGCCGGGCGACCCTCCCGACGACAGCACCCCTCCGCAGACGACCGGCAACCCCAGCAGCGAGCCACACGACGCCCCTCCGCCGGTGGTCGACAGCCCCGGCACCCCGGACGACAGCGTCAGGCCGCAAGTGGCCGGGCGCCCCGGCAGGCGGTCGCACGGCCCCCGGGGGCGCGGCGTCCGGCGGCGGCCGACCGGACGCGACGGCGTCGGGCCGCAGGTGCCCGGAAGCGGCGCGCTTCGTCGGCGCGGGCTGCGGTTTCTGCGGCGGCAGCGGCGCGTGGTGGCACGGCTCGTGCTGTGGTCCGTGCTGGAGACCGCGCAGACCTTCCTCATGGGGTACGCCCTGGCCCAAGCCCTCGACGAAGGGTTCCTGCGCGGTCGGACAGGCGTCGGACTCGGCTGGCTCGGGGTCGCCGCGCTTGCGGTCGCCGTCGGGGCGTACGGCACCGGACGGGTGTACGGGGCGGTCGCCGCGCTCGTCGAACCGTTGCGTGACCGGCTCGTGGAGCGGGTGGTGGCGCGCGGGGTGCGGGAGGCGGACGGTGGGACTCTGTCCGCGCTGACCCAGCAGGTGGAGATCGCCCGGGACACCTTCGCCGGGGTGGTGATGGTCTCCCGTTCGTTCGTCTTCACGGCCGGGGGTGCGCTGATCGGGCTGGCCTCGCTGGCGCCGCCCCTGCTCCTGGTGGTCGCTCCCCCACTGGTCGTCGGCGTGGGCCTGTTCACGGCGAGCATGCGCCCGCTGGCTCACCGGCAGGAAGCGTTCCTCGTCGCCGACGAACGCCTCGCCGACCGGTTCGGGGACGTCTGTGCGGGGCTGCGGGACGTGACCGCGGGAGGCGCGGAGGAGCAGGTGGCGGCCGACGTCGGTGAACGGGTCGAGACCGAACTGCGGGCGGCCCGCTCACTGGCCCGCTGGGGAGTGCCGCGCGTGGCGTCGATCGCCGTCGGCGGTCAGCTCCCCGTCGTACTGCTGCTGCTGACCGCGCCCTGGCTGCTGCGCCAGGGCGTCACGCCCGGCGCGCTGGTCGGCGCGCTCGCCTATGTCACCCAGTCCCTGCTGCCCGCCCTGCAGAACCTGGTCCATGGCATGGGGACCAGCGGCTCCCGGCTCGCGGTGGTCCTGCGCCGCCTGGTGCCGATCGGTCCGGCGGCGGACCACGGCAGCGGTCCGGACGCCCGCCCCGTGCACACCTGCGCGAGTGCGCCCGCCCTCGCCGTCTCCGGCCTCACCTTCGCCTACGGCCCCACCTGTGCGCCCGTCGTCGACGACCTCACGCTCAGCGTGCCCCCGGGGACGCGGCTCGCCGTCGTCGGCCCCAGCGGCATCGGCAAGTCCACCCTCGTCTCCCTGGCCGCCGGTCTCCTCGGTCCCCGGCACGGCGCGATCCGGTTGTGCGGCCATCCGGTGTCCGGCAGCGCCGCCCACGCGCATCGGGTCGTCATTCCCCAGGAGGCGTACGTGTTCGGCGGGACGTTCGCCGAGAACCTCGGCTGTCTGCGGCCGGATCCCGTGCCCGAGTCCGAACTGCTGGCCGCCGCCGAGGCGGTCGGGCTCGCCCCGCTCCTCGGCCGGCACGGCGGACCGGGGGCCCGGGTCGACCCGGCCGCGCTGTCGGCCGGTGAACGTCAGCTGATCGCGCTGACCCGGGCCTTTCTCTCGTACGCCTGTGTGGCGTTCCTCGACGAGGCGACCTGTCATCTGGACCCGGAGGCGGAGGAACGCGCCGAGCATGCCTTCGCCTCCCGGACCCGCACCACGCTGGTCGTGGTCGCACACCGGATCGCCTCGGCGCGCCGAGCGGACCGTGTCCTCGTCATGGACGGCCGGCGGTGCGCGTACGGGACGCACGACGACCTGCTGGAACGCTCCCCCCTCTACCGCGACCTGGTGGGCAGCTGGTCGACGACGTCGCAGGTACGGTCACAGCCAGCCCTCGCCCAGCGAGATGCGGATGGCGTCGATGCGGTTACGGGCTCCGGTCTTGCGGGTGATGGCCGCCATGTAGTTGCGCACCGTTCCGTGGGACAGGTGCAGGCTGCCGGCGATCTCCGCGACGGACGCCCCGTCCGCGGCGAGTGA
- a CDS encoding SpoIIE family protein phosphatase yields MADGRTSAHGRPAGDVGSASLGKPLLSLALAGMMEEVRALAGGVYLLEPGGSVLEMAVMAGLPRAFAAPWQRVGLGSPVPVAEAARERRFVWVGGEEDMARRYPRVAVVLPYPFALAAVPVATASTVYGSVFVTWPGSHPPELSDREREQLGAACDRLALRLEQAAAEHRPLLPETDLLAISPEAPTADTLGTVEAARMVSRLPYGLCSLDLHGRVGFVNAAAAELLGVPEGALLGTQLWESVPWLNDPVYEDRYRAALFSLQVTSFVALRPPGDWLSFRLYPSATGLSVRITRARGVTDRDRGGRKPGGPSSLVTISQVLSLAGALTEAASVQDVIQLTADEIMPAAGCQTLVLLGSQSGRMRVVGHRGYADPELVERFDGLPRTAPTPGNQVLSTGVPAFFESRGEVERAYPAVREMSGPTAAWAFLPLIASGRPVGTCVLGYAEQHAFPADERAVLTSLGGLIAQALERAMLYDAKHQVAHGLQAALLPSSLPSLPGFEAAARYLPATQGMDIGGDFYDLVCSHGRASAVIGDVQGHNVTAAGLMGQIRTAVRAYTTVGQAPEEVMSSTNRLLIDLGTELFASCLYLRLDPGTGRAVMARAGHPQPLLRDPDGQVRVLDLAGGPLLGIDASATYPATEVELLPGCVLALYTDGLIESPGVDIDETLAALGRRLADTGDQPLDELADGLVEFGAGVTDRVDDIALLLLRARVEN; encoded by the coding sequence ATGGCCGACGGACGGACCTCCGCACACGGACGGCCGGCGGGAGACGTCGGCTCGGCCTCGCTCGGGAAGCCGCTGCTGTCGCTGGCCCTCGCCGGGATGATGGAGGAGGTCCGGGCCCTCGCGGGCGGGGTGTATCTGCTGGAGCCCGGCGGATCGGTGCTGGAGATGGCCGTCATGGCGGGACTGCCCCGGGCGTTCGCGGCGCCCTGGCAGCGCGTCGGGCTCGGCTCGCCGGTTCCCGTCGCCGAGGCGGCTCGCGAGCGGCGGTTCGTGTGGGTGGGCGGCGAGGAGGACATGGCCCGGCGGTATCCGCGGGTCGCCGTCGTGCTGCCCTACCCCTTCGCGCTGGCCGCCGTACCGGTGGCGACCGCCTCGACGGTTTACGGGTCCGTCTTCGTGACCTGGCCCGGTTCACATCCTCCGGAGCTGTCGGACCGGGAGCGGGAGCAGCTCGGCGCGGCCTGCGACCGGCTGGCGCTGCGCCTGGAGCAGGCCGCCGCCGAGCACCGTCCGCTGCTGCCCGAGACGGATCTGCTGGCCATCTCGCCCGAGGCGCCGACGGCCGACACCCTCGGTACGGTCGAGGCGGCGCGGATGGTGTCGCGGCTGCCGTACGGGCTGTGCTCCCTCGACCTGCACGGACGGGTCGGCTTCGTCAACGCGGCAGCCGCGGAGTTGCTGGGGGTCCCCGAGGGCGCGCTGCTGGGCACCCAGCTGTGGGAATCGGTGCCCTGGCTCAACGATCCTGTGTACGAGGACCGCTATCGCGCCGCGCTGTTCAGCCTGCAGGTCACCTCGTTCGTGGCCCTGCGCCCGCCCGGCGACTGGCTGTCGTTCCGTCTGTATCCGAGCGCGACCGGGCTGAGCGTCCGGATCACCCGCGCGCGGGGGGTGACCGACCGGGACCGTGGGGGGCGCAAACCGGGCGGCCCCTCCAGCCTGGTCACGATCTCTCAGGTGCTCTCCCTGGCGGGGGCGCTCACCGAGGCGGCGAGCGTCCAGGACGTCATCCAGCTGACCGCGGACGAGATCATGCCGGCGGCCGGCTGTCAGACGCTGGTGCTGCTGGGCTCGCAGAGCGGGCGGATGCGGGTGGTGGGGCATCGCGGGTACGCCGACCCGGAGCTCGTGGAGCGGTTCGACGGGTTGCCTCGGACCGCGCCGACCCCGGGAAATCAGGTCCTCAGCACCGGTGTGCCCGCTTTCTTCGAGTCCCGGGGGGAGGTGGAGCGGGCGTATCCGGCGGTGCGGGAGATGTCCGGTCCGACGGCGGCCTGGGCGTTTCTCCCGCTGATCGCGTCCGGACGTCCGGTGGGCACCTGTGTGCTGGGGTACGCCGAACAGCACGCGTTCCCCGCCGACGAGCGCGCCGTCCTGACCAGCCTCGGCGGATTGATCGCCCAGGCTCTGGAGCGGGCCATGCTGTACGACGCCAAGCACCAGGTCGCGCATGGCCTCCAGGCCGCCCTGCTGCCGAGTTCCCTTCCGTCGCTGCCCGGCTTCGAGGCCGCCGCGCGCTATCTGCCCGCCACCCAGGGCATGGACATCGGCGGCGACTTCTACGACCTGGTGTGCTCGCACGGGCGGGCCTCGGCGGTGATCGGGGACGTCCAGGGGCACAACGTGACGGCGGCCGGCCTGATGGGCCAGATCCGTACGGCCGTACGGGCGTACACGACTGTCGGTCAGGCGCCGGAGGAGGTGATGAGCAGCACCAACCGGCTGCTGATCGACCTCGGTACCGAGCTGTTCGCGAGCTGTCTGTATCTGCGGCTCGATCCGGGCACCGGCAGGGCCGTGATGGCCCGTGCGGGGCATCCGCAGCCACTGCTGAGAGACCCGGACGGGCAGGTGCGGGTGCTCGACCTGGCCGGGGGTCCCCTGCTGGGGATCGACGCCTCGGCCACGTATCCGGCGACCGAGGTCGAGCTGTTGCCTGGCTGTGTCCTCGCCCTGTACACCGACGGGCTGATCGAGTCCCCGGGCGTCGACATCGACGAGACGCTGGCCGCCCTGGGCCGGCGGCTCGCGGATACCGGGGACCAGCCGCTGGACGAACTGGCGGACGGGCTGGTCGAGTTCGGCGCGGGGGTGACGGACCGGGTGGACGACATCGCGCTGCTACTGCTGAGGGCGCGGGTGGAGAACTGA
- a CDS encoding PaaI family thioesterase: protein MTMTPAEADKILSANFAPWVLDLGLSVEELGEHRALLRMPWSTRLAREGGALSGQALMAAADTSTVIAVSAARGAFIPMTTVQQSTTFQRAVTGSDVLIEAVLTKLGRRTAFADITLTDAGSGELAARASTVYALLG from the coding sequence ATGACGATGACGCCCGCCGAAGCAGACAAGATCCTTTCCGCCAACTTCGCCCCCTGGGTGCTCGATCTCGGCCTGTCCGTCGAGGAACTGGGCGAGCATCGCGCGCTGCTGCGAATGCCCTGGTCGACGCGGTTGGCACGGGAGGGCGGAGCGCTGTCGGGGCAGGCACTGATGGCGGCCGCGGACACCTCGACCGTGATCGCGGTGTCGGCGGCACGCGGGGCCTTCATCCCCATGACGACGGTCCAGCAGTCCACGACATTTCAGCGCGCGGTGACCGGATCTGATGTCCTGATCGAGGCGGTGCTCACCAAGCTCGGCCGCCGGACGGCCTTCGCCGACATCACGCTGACCGACGCGGGATCCGGTGAACTCGCGGCCCGCGCAAGCACGGTGTACGCCCTCCTGGGCTGA
- a CDS encoding S1 family peptidase, whose product MSHKRVPKRKAAIAVGSVAAIGAAALLLPNAMASQTDAAGGAAPKTLKATDASDLASQLQQLLGDAFAGSYYDADKQQLIINVVDGDNNNVIVQAKKAGAAVREVDNSIAELKAGAQTLKAQATIPGTAWALDPRTNKIQVTADSTVTGANWNTIESTVKSLGSGMATIKKTQGTFKTFVEGGDAIFGGGARCSLGFNVVTGDGTPGFLTAGHCGVAAAEWSDAENGEPIATVEAATFPGDGDFALVKYNDPATVAASTVDVGNGQTVDILQAAEAAVGQQVFRMGSTTGLNDGEVTGLDATVNYPEGTVTGLIQTNVCAEPGDSGGSLFTQDGGAIGLTSGGSGDCTVGGETFFQPVTTALAAVGATLGAGDAGAGAGAGAGEEAGAGEEAGAGEEAGAGQEAGAGEEAGAGQGAGAGEEAGAGQGAGAGEEAGAGEEAGAGQDAGAGQGAGAGEEAGAGQEAGAGGEAGLGEEVGGDELGGVDDQTGNGADDGTGLENNQNH is encoded by the coding sequence TTGAGTCACAAGCGAGTTCCGAAGCGTAAGGCCGCGATAGCGGTCGGCAGTGTCGCGGCGATCGGGGCGGCGGCACTGCTGCTGCCCAACGCCATGGCGTCCCAGACCGACGCTGCGGGCGGCGCGGCTCCGAAGACCCTGAAGGCGACGGATGCCTCGGATCTCGCCTCGCAGCTGCAGCAGTTGCTCGGGGACGCCTTCGCGGGCTCCTACTACGACGCCGACAAGCAGCAGCTGATCATCAACGTCGTCGACGGCGACAACAACAACGTCATCGTCCAGGCCAAGAAGGCCGGTGCCGCTGTTCGCGAGGTCGACAACAGCATCGCCGAGCTGAAGGCCGGCGCGCAGACGCTGAAGGCCCAGGCGACGATCCCGGGCACCGCGTGGGCCCTCGACCCCCGGACCAACAAGATTCAGGTCACCGCCGACAGCACGGTCACGGGCGCCAACTGGAACACGATCGAGTCGACCGTAAAGAGCCTCGGCTCGGGCATGGCGACCATCAAGAAGACCCAGGGCACCTTCAAGACGTTCGTGGAGGGCGGCGACGCCATCTTCGGCGGCGGCGCCCGCTGCTCGCTCGGCTTCAACGTGGTGACCGGGGACGGCACGCCCGGCTTCCTGACCGCCGGTCACTGCGGTGTCGCCGCGGCCGAGTGGTCGGACGCGGAGAACGGCGAACCCATCGCCACGGTCGAGGCGGCGACGTTCCCGGGCGACGGTGACTTCGCACTCGTGAAGTACAACGACCCGGCGACCGTGGCCGCCAGCACCGTCGACGTCGGCAACGGCCAGACCGTGGACATCCTCCAGGCCGCCGAGGCCGCGGTCGGCCAGCAGGTCTTCCGCATGGGCTCCACGACGGGCCTCAACGACGGTGAGGTCACCGGCCTCGACGCCACGGTGAACTACCCCGAGGGCACGGTCACCGGTCTCATCCAGACCAACGTCTGCGCGGAGCCCGGCGACAGCGGCGGCTCGCTGTTCACCCAGGACGGCGGTGCGATCGGCCTGACCTCGGGCGGCAGCGGCGACTGCACGGTCGGCGGCGAGACCTTCTTCCAGCCGGTCACCACGGCCCTGGCGGCCGTCGGCGCGACCCTCGGTGCGGGCGACGCGGGCGCCGGCGCCGGCGCTGGTGCCGGTGAGGAGGCCGGTGCAGGCGAGGAAGCCGGTGCTGGTGAAGAGGCGGGCGCGGGCCAGGAAGCCGGCGCTGGTGAAGAGGCCGGTGCGGGCCAGGGAGCCGGCGCTGGTGAAGAGGCCGGTGCGGGCCAGGGAGCCGGCGCTGGTGAAGAGGCCGGTGCCGGTGAAGAGGCGGGCGCGGGCCAGGACGCCGGCGCGGGCCAGGGAGCCGGTGCTGGTGAAGAGGCGGGCGCGGGCCAGGAAGCCGGTGCTGGTGGAGAGGCCGGACTCGGTGAAGAGGTCGGCGGCGACGAGCTCGGCGGGGTCGACGACCAGACCGGCAACGGCGCGGACGACGGCACCGGCCTGGAGAACAACCAGAACCACTGA